The Prunus persica cultivar Lovell chromosome G7, Prunus_persica_NCBIv2, whole genome shotgun sequence genome has a segment encoding these proteins:
- the LOC18771298 gene encoding probable disease resistance protein At5g66900 — protein MAFAAVGGAGLGAVFGALLDGVIAVTSEATMFETHLRDLKCTLDLFQQVDEDVRQHPNILFRPMQGLERFEIQMEKGVQLVEKCSKVCPWKPNVFNKRYTRKLIALDTSLRTLLSVLTAHIASDLRARVINVATVVNHIDANIAAQNQNVNQIKGWSAIPEPPPFTVGLDVHVEELKLELLKDEASMLVLTGLGGCGKTTLAQKVCEDQKVKEKFRSNIFFVVVSKRTNCLVVQELCQKRGSLVPALQEEAIAFNWLQEFLKKTGQDPLLLVLDDVWLGSESLLDKFGQFKRPNYNILVTSRFQFPRFGPAYPLGTLEQGDAMTLFRHAASRPDRSFDIPEDLAKQIVQLCKGFPLAITTIGRSVCERPTEIWKKRVAELSRGSSILDSEDYLFACLKSSLDALDERLAVIKECFIDLASFPEDRCIPAVALIDMWAELYGLDEDFWSIAHIHELTNRNLANLVSRNGKMEMDGYYSEHFVTQHDMLRNLAIHQTGQDEIGQEKRLIIEICGDNLPNGWTEQKDKPKKTRLLSISTDGLSSAKWHDMHLPKAEVLVLNFQTENYVLPKFVKKMSKLKVLIVTNCGVLQADLSNFKLLGSLANLKRIRLERISIPSISKNSMQLKSLQKISLFMCSIGQAFSNSSIQILEAFPNLVEMNIDYCNDLVELPAKLCDLIRLKKLSITNCHKLSALPKEIGKLVNLEVLRLRSSTELERLPGSIKNLNKLSFLDIYNCSSIKKLPEEIGEMSSLRKINMGQCSRLQGLPQSVLNLGELRELICDEETENLWGEPFKSSLININITVAKEQHNLNWLYCKP, from the exons ATGGCATTTGCTGCGGTAGGAGGAGCTGGTCTAGGAGCGGTATTTGGAGCGCTGCTTGATGGCGTTATAGCAGTGACGTCAGAGGCTACAATGTTTGAAACCCACCTCAGAGATCTCAAATGCACCCTAGACTTGTTTCAACAAGTGGATGAAGATGTAAGGCAACATCCCAACATATTGTTTCGCCCAATGCAGGGCCTAGAAAGGTTTGAAATACAAATGGAGAAGGGTGTTCAGCTCGTTGAAAAGTGCTCCAAGGTTTGTCCATGGAAGCCGAACGTGTTCAATAAGCGGTACACCAGAAAACTTATTGCATTGGATACATCTCTTAGAACACTGTTAAGTGTACTGACAGCGCACATAGCAAGTGACCTGAGGGCTCGGGTTATCAATGTGGCGACAGTGGTGAACCATATCGATGCGAATATTGCGGCACaaaaccaaaatgtaaatcaaaTTAAAGGTTGGTCTGCAATACCTGAGCCTCCACCCTTTACAGTTGGATTGGATGTGCATGTGGAGGAGTTGAAGTTGGAGCTTCTTAAGGACGAGGCATCAATGCTTGTGCTGACTGGTCTTGGAGGATGCGGGAAAACCACACTGGCACAAAAGGTTTGCGAAGATCAGAAAGTCAAAG AGAAATTCAGGAGCAATATCTTCTTTGTCGTTGTTTCAAAGAGAACCAACTGCCTTGTTGTACAAGAACTGTGTCAAAAAAGGGGATCCCTGGTACCTGCTCTCCAAGAGGAAGCAATTGCCTTTAACTGGCTGCAAGAATTTCTGAAGAAAACAGGACAGGATCCTCTACTTTTGGTCCTGGATGATGTATGGCTAGGATCAGAATCCCTTCTTGATAAGTTTGGTCAATTCAAAAGGCCAAATTACAACATATTGGTGACATCAAGATTTCAATTTCCAAGATTTGGCCCTGCATATCCGTTAGGAACATTGGAACAAGGAGATGCAATGACTCTTTTTCGTCATGCAGCATCCCGACCAGATAGGAGCTTTGATATTCCGGAAGATCTAGCGAAACAG ATAGTTCAGCTCTGTAAGGGATTTCCACTTGCCATTACAACGATCGGAAGATCAGTTTGCGAACGGCCAACAGAGATCTGGAAGAAAAGAGTAGCGGAATTGTCTAGAGGTTCTTCAATTCTTGATTCTGAGGATTATTTGTTTGCTTGCCTCAAAAGTAGCTTAGATGCCTTGGATGAACGGTTGGCTGTCATCAAGGAATGCTTCATTGATCTTGCTTCATTTCCTGAAGACAGATGTATCCCTGCTGTTGCTCTCATTGATATGTGGGCAGAGTTATATGGGCTAGATGAGGACTTTTGGTCCATTGCACACATCCACGAGCTAACCAATCGTAATTTGGCCAATCTAGTTTCAAG GAATGGGAAGATGGAGATGGATGGCTATTACAGTGAACACTTTGTTACCCAGCATGACATGCTTAGAAATCTTGCTATCCATCAGACTGGTCaagatgaaattggacaggAGAAAAGGCTGATTATAGAAATTTGTGGTGACAATCTCCCTAATGGGTGGACAGAACAGAAGGATAAACCCAAAAAGACCCGGTTATTGTCTATCTCAACTG ATGGATTGTCCTCAGCAAAATGGCACGACATGCATCTACCAAAAGCTGAGGTTCTAGTTCTGAATTTTCAGACAGAGAACTATGTTCTGCCCAAGTTTGTGAAGAAAATGTCCAAGTTGAAGGTTCTAATAGTCACAAATTGTGGTGTCTTACAAGCTGACTTGAGTAATTTCAAGCTTTTGGGTTCTTTGGCTAATCTGAAGAGAATAAGATTGGAGCGCATTTCAATTCCTTCCATAAGCAAGAACTCCATGCAGTTGAAGAGTCTGCAGAAGATATCTTTATTCATGTGCAGCATCGGTCAAGCTTTTAGCAACTCTTCCATCCAAATCTTAGAGGCATTTCCAAATCTAGTGGAAATGAACATCGACTATTGCAATGATTTGGTGGAATTGCCTGCCAAGCTCTGTGATCTTATCCGCCTAAAGAAGCTCAGTATTACCAATTGTCATAAGCTATCTGCCTTGCCTAAAGAGATTGGAAAGCTGGTCAATTTGGAGGTATTAAGGCTAAGGTCCTCCACAGAGTTGGAAAGGCTTCCAGGCTCGATTAAGAACCTAAACAAGTTAAGCTTTCTTGACATATATAATTGTTCGAGCATTAAGAAGCTGCCTGAAGAGATTGGTGAAATGAGTAGTTTAAGAAAGATCAACATGGGACAATGCTCAAGACTGCAAGGGTTGCCTCAATCAGTTTTGAATCTTGGGGAGTTACGGGAACTGATATGTGATGAAGAGACAGAAAACTTATGGGGGGAGCCTTTCAAATCCAGTCTcataaacataaacataacaGTGGCAAAAGAACAACACAACCTTAATTGGCTCTACTGCAAGCCTTGA
- the LOC18769082 gene encoding probable disease resistance protein At5g66900: MAVDLVGGGTFRVAFQMLFDAVIAVKKETTMFKSMLGDIKSTLDSLQPVIKEREKYDSKEGLENFAMQMEEGVKLVYKCSKVGVWSWCRKYRYTRKLDELDKCLQRLVEVLKVQGIRDVKETLVSLRNIETVLHRIEGNLVMQNQPEKINGWSSVPEPPPVTVGLDVPLKELKIKLLKDDVSMLVLTAAGGCGKTTLAKKFCQDQEVKDKFKNNIFFVTLSKNPNLDLIVHELYQRKGSQVPAFENEVIAVYWLQLFLKETSQNPVLFVLDDVWSGSESLLEKFDEFKMTNYKVLVTSRIAFPRFGSPYHLEFLNDEDAMALFHHSAFLEDKSSYAREDLSRKIIKLCKGFPLAITAVGRSLRGQPIEIWRKRVMEWSKGSSILASNNDLLACLKSSIDALDKEKPTLKECFLDLCSFPKDQRISAATLIDMWAELYGLDEPSLSIANLYELTTQSLANLIATRNEREADGYYTERFVTQPDMLRELAIHQASQDPIGQRKRLIIDIRGDNLPNWLTEAKHQPMQARLLSISTDGAFSKKWPNMQLPKAEVLVLNFETNSYDLPEFVTKMDKLKVLIVTNFSFLPAELNNFQLLGSSSNLKRIRLERISIPSISKNIKQLESVQKISLFMCSIGQAFGKGSINILDALPNLGEMDIDCCHELVELPVEVCDLIHLKKLSITNCHNLSALPEKIGKLLSLEVLRLRSCTDLLELPSSIRNLKKLNFLDISFCFSITQLPEHIGEICSLKKLNMRQCSRLQDLPASVLDLEQLKDVICDEETELLWEPFLPFLKNIHIKVVKEDNNLNWLHKLRS; encoded by the exons ATGGCAGTGGATTTAGTCGGAGGGGGTACTTTTAGAGTAGCATTTCAAATGCTATTTGATGCTGTTATAGCAGTGAAGAAGGAGACTACCATGTTTAAATCCATGCTTGGAGATATCAAATCCACACTGGACTCTTTACAGCCAGTgatcaaagagagagaaaaatatgacTCAAAGGAGGGGCTAGAAAATTTTGCAATGCAAATGGAGGAGGGGGTAAAGCTTGTTTACAAATGCAGCAAGGTTGGTGTGTGGAGCTGGTGCAGAAAATACAGATACACCAGAAAGCTTGATGAATTGGATAAATGTCTTCAAAGACTAGTGGAGGTGTTGAAAGTGCAGGGCATAAGGGATGTCAAGGAGACCTTGGTTTCTTTGAGGAATATAGAGACGGTGCTGCATCGAATTGAAGGGAACTTGGTGATGCAAAACCAACCTGAAAAAATCAATGGTTGGTCTTCAGTGCCTGAACCTCCACCGGTTACAGTTGGGTTGGATGTGCCATTGAAAGAATTGAAGATAAAGCTTCTTAAGGATGATGTGTCAATGCTTGTGCTGACTGCTGCTGGTGGATGTGGGAAAACCACATTGGCAAAAAAGTTTTGTCAAGATCAGGAAGTTAAAG ATAAATTCAAGAACAATATCTTCTTCGTCACTCTTTCAAAAAATCCCAACTTGGACCTTATTGTACATGAGCTATATCAACGCAAGGGTTCCCAGGTGCCTGCTTTCGAAAATGAAGTAATTGCAGTTTACTGGTTGCAACTATTTCTGAAGGAAACATCACAAAATCCTGTACTGTTTGTCCTGGATGATGTTTGGTCAGGATCAGAGTCCCTACTTGAGAAGTTTGATGAATTCAAAATGACAAATTACAAAGTTTTGGTCACATCAAGAATTGCATTTCCAAGATTTGGTTCTCCATATCATTTGGAATTCTTGAATGATGAAGATGCAATGGCTCTTTTTCATCATTCAGCATTTTTGGAGGATAAGAGCTCTTATGCTCGGGAAGATCTTTCGAGAAAG ATAATAAAGCTATGTAAGGGATTTCCACTTGCGATTACAGCGGTTGGAAGATCACTTCGCGGCCAACCTATAGAGATCTGGCGAAAAAGAGTAATGGAATGGTCTAAAGGTTCTTCTATACTTGCGTCAAACAATGATTTGCTTGCTTGCCTCAAAAGCAGCATAGATGCCTTGGATAAAGAAAAGCCTACCCTCAAGGAATGTTTCCTTGACCTTTGCTCATTTCCTAAAGATCAAAGGATCTCTGCTGCCACCCTCATAGATATGTGGGCAGAGTTATATGGCCTAGACGAACCTAGTCTGTCCATTGCAAACCTCTACGAACTAACCACCCAGAGTTTAGCTAATCTTATAGCCACAAG GAATGAGCGGGAGGCTGATGGCTATTACACTGAACGCTTTGTTACTCAGCCTGATATGCTTAGAGAGTTGGCTATCCATCAGGCGAGCCAGGACCCAATAGGACAGAGAAAAAGACTGATTATAGACATACGTGGAGATAATCTTCCTAACTGGCTGACAGAGGCAAAGCATCAGCCCATGCAGGCTCGACTATTATCTATCTCAACTG ATGGGGCCTTCTCAAAAAAATGGCCAAACATGCAACTACCAAAAGCAGAGGTTCTAGTTCTAAATTTTGAAACAAACAGCTACGACTTACCTGAATTTGTGACGAAAATGGATAAATTAAAGGTTCTAATAGTCACAAATTTCAGTTTCTTACCTGCcgaattaaataattttcaacTACTTGGTTCATCATCAAATCTGAAGAGAATTAGATTGGAACGCATTTCAATTCCTTCAATAAGCAAGAACATCAAACAGTTGGAAAGTGTACAGAAGATATCTTTGTTCATGTGTAGCATCGGTCAAGCTTTTGGTAAAGGTTCCATCAACATTTTAGATGCATTGCCAAATCTAGGCGAAATGGACATAGATTGTTGCCATGAGCTGGTGGAGTTGCCTGTCGAGGTTTGTGATCTCATTCACCTTAAGAAGCTTAGCATCACCAACTGTCATAACCTATCCGCCTTGCCTGAAAAGATCGGAAAGTTACTCAGTTTGGAAGTGTTGAGGCTTAGGTCTTGTACAGACTTGTTAGAGTTGCCAAGCTCGATTAGGAACCTCAAAAAGTTAAACTTTCTTGACATATCCTTTTGCTTTAGCATTACGCAGTTGCCTGAACACATTGGTGAGATTTGCAGTTTAAAAAAGCTCAACATGAGACAATGCTCAAGATTGCAAGATCTCCCTGCATCAGTTTTGGACCTTGAGCAGTTGAAGGATGTGATATGTGATGAAGAGACAGAACTTTTATGGGAACCCTTCTTACCCTTTCTCAAAAACATACACATAAAGGTGGTCAAAGAAGATAACAACCTAAATTGGCTCCACAAGCTTCGATCTTGA
- the LOC18769989 gene encoding probable disease resistance protein At5g66900, with translation MALEAVGGAALGAVFGTLLDGVIAVSSKTIMFKTHLRNLKFTMDSFQQVDEDVRQHPNILFRPIPGLERFRIQMKKGVQLVDKCSKVRPWKLNAFKKPIYTSKLVALNASLNTLLSVLTVHIISDTRARVIDVATTLNQIDANIVAQYQNQNQGWCAIPEPPPFTVGLDVHVEELKMELLKDEASMLVVTGLGGCGKTTLAQMICKDQKVKEKFKGNLFFVIVSKKSNCLVVQELCRKTGSLVPSFQEEAIAFNWLQEFLNTIGQDPLLLVLDDVSPGSDSLLDKLDEFKRPNHNILVTSRVQFPRFGPAYLLGTLEPGDAMTLFRHSASRSDRSSYIPDNLAEQIVQHCKGFPLAITTIGRSVCEQPTEIWEKRVTELSKGSSILDSEDYLLACLQSSLDALDERMPIIKECFIDLALFPEHRSIPAVALIDMWAELYGLDKDSWSIANIHELTNRNLANLVTRNGKTEIDGYYSEHFVTQHDMLRNLAIHQIGQDEIGKEKRLIIDICSDNLPKWWTEQKNKPKKTRLLSISTDGLSSEKWHDMHLPKAEVLVLNFQTENYGLPKFVKKMSKLKVLIVTNYGVLQADLSNFKLLGSLANLKRIRLERISIPSIRKNSMQLKSLQKISLFMCSIGQAFSNSSIQILEAFPNLVELNIDYCDDLVELPVKICDLIRLKKLSITNCHKLSSLPEEIGKLEGLEVLRLRSCTDLVKLPGSIKDLTKLHLLDIYKCFSIKELPEDIGEMSGLEKINIGQCSRLQELPVSVLNLGELREVICDDYTENLWGEPFKSNLTKIKISVVKEDFNLNWLHNL, from the exons ATGGCATTGGAGGCAGTGGGAGGAGCTGCTCTAGGAGCAGTATTTGGGACGCTGCTTGATGGTGTTATAGCGGTGTCGTCGAAGACTATAATGTTTAAAACCCACCTCAGAAATCTCAAATTCACCATGGACTCTTTTCAGCAAGTGGATGAAGACGTAAGACAACATCCCAACATATTGTTTCGCCCCATCCCGGGCCTAGAAAGGTTTAGGATCCAAATGAAGAAGGGCGTTCAGCTCGTTGACAAGTGCTCCAAGGTTCGTCCATGGAAGTTAAACGCTTTCAAAAAGCCTATTTACACCAGCAAACTTGTTGCATTGAATGCATCTCTCAATACACTGTTAAGTGTACTGACAGTGCACATAATAAGTGATACGAGGGCTCGGGTAATCGATGTGGCTACAACATTGAACCAAATCGATGCGAATATTGTGGCacaatatcaaaatcaaaatcaaggTTGGTGTGCAATACCTGAGCCTCCACCCTTTACTGTTGGATTGGATGTGCATGTGGAGGAGTTGAAGATGGAGCTTCTTAAAGACGAGGCATCAATGCTTGTGGTGACTGGTCTTGGAGGATGCGGGAAAACCACACTGGCACAAATGATTTGCAAAGATCAGAAAGTCAAAG aaaaattcaaaggcAATCTCTTTTTCGTCATTGTTTCAAAGAAGTCCAACTGCCTTGTTGTACAAGAACTATGTCGAAAAACAGGATCCCTGGTACCTTCTTTCCAAGAAGAAGCAATTGCATTTAACTGGCTGCAAGAATTTCTGAATACAATAGGACAAGATCCTCTACTTTTGGTCCTGGATGACGTGTCGCCGGGATCAGACTCCCTTCTTGATAAGCTTGATGAATTCAAAAGACCAAATCACAACATTTTGGTGACATCAAGAGTTCAATTTCCAAGATTTGGTCCTGCCTATCTTTTAGGAACATTGGAACCAGGAGATGCAATGACACTTTTTCGTCATTCAGCATCCCGGTCTGATAGGAGCTCTTATATACCAGACAATCTAGCGGAACAG ATAGTACAGCACTGTAAGGGATTTCCACTTGCCATTACAACGATCGGAAGATCAGTTTGCGAGCAGCCTACAGAGATCTGGGAGAAAAGAGTAACGGAATTGTCTAAAGGCTCTTCTATTCTTGATTCTGAGGATTATTTGCTTGCTTGCCTCCAAAGTAGCTTAGATGCCTTGGATGAACGAATGCCTATCATTAAGGAATGCTTCATTGACCTTGCTTTATTTCCTGAACACCGAAGTATCCCTGCTGTTGCTCTCATTGATATGTGGGCAGAATTATATGGACTAGATAAGGATTCTTGGTCCATTGCGAACATCCACGAGCTTACCAATCGTAATTTGGCGAATCTAGTCACAAG GAATGGGAAGACGGAGATCGATGGCTATTATAGTGAACACTTTGTTACTCAGCATGATATGCTTAGAAATCTAGCTATCCATCAGATTGGTCAAGATGAaataggaaaggaaaaaaggctGATTATAGATATTTGTAGTGACAATCTCCCTAAGTGGTGGACAGAACAGAAGAATAAACCCAAGAAGACCCGCTTATTATCTATCTCAACTG ATGGATTGTCCTCGGAAAAGTGGCACGACATGCATCTACCAAAGGCTGAGGTTCTAGTTCTTAATTTTCAGACAGAGAACTATGGTCTGCCCAAGTTCGTGAAGAAAATGTCCAAGTTGAAGGTTCTAATAGTCACAAATTATGGTGTCTTACAAGCTGACTTGAGTAATTTCAAGCTTTTGGGTTCTTTGGCTAATCTGAAGAGAATAAGATTAGAGCGCATTTCAATTCCTTCCATAAGGAAGAACTCCATGCAGTTGAAGAGTCTGCAGAAGATATCTTTATTCATGTGCAGCATCGGTCAAGCTTTTAGCAACTCTTCCATCCAAATCTTAGAGGCATTTCCAAATCTAGTGGAATTGAACATTGACTACTGCGATGATTTGGTGGAATTGCCTGTCAAGATCTGTGATCTTATCCGCCTAAAGAAGCTCAGTATTACCAATTGCCATAAGCTATCTAGCTTGCCTGAAGAGATTGGAAAGCTAGAGGGTTTAGAGGTATTGAGGCTGAGGTCCTGCACAGACTTGGTAAAACTTCCAGGCTCCATTAAGGACCTCACTAAGTTACACTTGCTTGACATATATAAATGTTTCAGCATCAAGGAGTTGCCTGAAGACATTGGTGAAATGAGTggtttagaaaaaataaacataggACAATGCTCAAGATTGCAAGAGTTGCCTGTATCAGTTTTGAATCTTGGGGAGTTACGGGAAGTGATATGTGATGATTACACAGAAAACTTATGGGGGGAACCtttcaaatccaatctcaCAAAGATAAAGATATCGGTGGTAAAAGAAGACTTCAACCTGAATTGGCTCCACAATCTTTGA